AACGTCATTTAGACGGACTTACCCGCGTGATTTCTGCGACCAAACCCGCGTCGGCAAGCCCCAAATATAAATGAAGCCTTCTGCGGCCGCATGATCGAACTGGTCGTCCGCACCATAGGTTGCCAGATCGGGCGCATAGAGGGAGTTTTCGGAGCGACGACCGACGATGGCGATGCTACCCTTGAACAACTTGACGCGAACGATTCCCGTGACGCGCGCCTGGGTTTGTTGGATAAAGGCATGGAGTGCCTGCCGCAGCGGACTGAACCAAAGCCCTTCGTAGATCATCTCGCCGAAAGTTTGCTCGATGCCGCGCTTGTATCGAGTGACGTCGGCGGTTAGCGTCAGCCGTTCGAGGTCGCGGTGGGCATAGATCAGCACCAGCAATGCCGGCGTCTCGTAGATTTCGCGCGATTTGATGCCGACCACGCGGTTTTCGATCGTGTCGATGCGGCCGATCCCGTGGGTGCCCGCCCGAACGTTTAGTCGCTCGATCAGTGCGATCGGGTCGAGAGCCTGCCCGTCCAGGGTCGTGGGAACGCCGCGTTCGAAACCGATCTCCACATAATCCGGCTCGTTCGGCGTATCGGCGATCGCGCGGGTCATCGCGTAGATTTCTTCCAAAGGCTCGGTCATCGGATCTTCGAGCGGACCGGCCTCGATGCTGCGCCCGAGCAGGTTGCGATCGATGCTGTAGGGCGAAGACTTCTTCACTGGCGCCGGAATCCCGAAGCGTTCGCCGTAGGCAATGGTCTCCTCCCGGCTCATGCCCCATTCGCGGGCCGGAGCCAGGACGGTTAAGTTCGGATTGAGGGCCGCGATCGCCAGATCGAAGCGCACCTGATCGTTCCCCTTTGCCGTGCAACCGTGGGCAACGGCATCGGCTCCGTACTTCGCCGCCGCTTCGACGAGGAGTTTAGCAATGAGCGGTCGTGCTAGCGCTGTCGACAGAGGATAGCAATCTTCGTAAAGAGCATTAGCTTGGATGGCTGGAAACGCATAGTCCGTCACGAATTCTGCTCGCGCGTCCTCGACCAAGGATACCAATGCTCCAGACTTGAGAGCCTTCTCCTTAACCGGACCCAGTTCTTCGCCCTGACCGAGATCGGCCGCAAGCGTAATGACTTCTTTGATACCCCATTCCGCTTTCAGATAGGGAATACAGACGGACGTATCCACGCCGCCAGAATAGGCAAGTACGACTTTTTCTGCGCGACCCATGCTCGCTCGACCCTATACAACACGTGCAAAACATCAAGTCGCTATTGTACCGGCTCGCGCGCGTCGGGCAGCGATCGCGGCGAACGCGTTTGCTCGTTGTTCTCTCAGAACAGCGGAGCTGAATTGGTGAATGGCGCACTGTCGGCAGGAGGCAGAACTTCGGCTTCGATCGCCGCCGAACCATCACCATTCGATGCGCCTTCATTTGCAGGAAGAGCTGGCTCGGGTATTGAGGTATCGACGCGATCGGCGGACGGTGCAGCAGCATCCACGGCGCTATCCCTGGCATCCGGTTCGGATACCAGCGGTTCTGGGCGCAGGCGGGTTTGCCACTCAGCGATGCGTACTTGGGCGGCACTGCCTAGGCGACTATTTGCCGGAATCAACTCGGCAATTCGAATCGCACCAGCCGGATCCCGATCGGCAGTCCGCGTGGCAATGCCCAACAAGCGCTCGCTCCAGCGCGCGATCGCGCGATCGCCTGCCCTGCGGGAGCTGGAAACGGTTGGGATTCGATCGGCCGTCTGGATGGCCGCTGCCAGCGCTTCTGGGCTGCCCGGCTCGGCTGTGCGGTAGGCGCGTTGGAGCAACTCTGCACCGCGCAATTGCGCGCGCCAGAGCGCGATCTTATTTTGTGCATCTGGGTAAAGCACGCGCCCGCGCCCGATCCGCTCGGCCGTCGCGACCGCCTCTTGGAGGCGCCCAGTGCTGGCAAGTGAGGTGGCGCGCGAGAGGATCGGCCGGTCTTCAGCTCGCTGGATGTTCGCCCGCCATTGCCGGACCCGCGTTTGGGCGTCGTCGTAGAGCGCGCGCTGGGCTCCAATCCGATTGGCAATAGCAATTGCCTCTTGCCAAGCTGGGATCGAGTTGCCTTGGGCGGCAAGGACGGCGCGGTTGAGCGTTGGCTGGTCTTGGATCGTTTGGATGTCGCGCGTCCAGTCGCCGATCGCTGCACGCGCTTCCCGGTAGCGGGGATTGCGGCTGGGAATTTTATCGGCTTCGGCGATCGCACCCTGCAAGTCGGCGAGCGTCCCCGGTTCTGCCAGCTTGCGCGCGCGATTGAGGTGGCGGACGTCGACAATTTCCAGCTCCCAACGATCGATCAGTTGCTGGGCTTTGTAGTAGAGGGGGCGGTCTTCCCCGAGCAGTTGCGCGCGGGAGATCGCGACTTCGATGCCGGCGATCGTCCCGGTTGCGGCTTGCGTTCCGGCACGGGTTAGATCCAGCAAATCGCGAACTTGCTCGTCTAGGTCTAAGCTGTTTGGTACGGCAATGGTAATCTCGCGGACGACGGCCCAGTTACCCGCATCCATTTCCTGGCGGGCGAGTGCAAGCATGTTGTCGCCGATCCGCGCGATCAAAACCTGCGCTGCCTCGTAGCCAAAGCTGCCGGATTCTACCTCTTCGGCAAGGGCTAGCGCGGTTTTCAAGTCATCGAAATTGCCGCGCTCGAACGCCGCCCGAGCTTTCTGGAGCTGTCGCGTCTCCAACCGCGCGCGCTGTATTTCCTTAACGAGCGCTTCATAGCGACGCCCGGACCAATAATCGTTGTCGACTGACGCCAGCTTGACGACAGCGCCAAAAGCCCCGCTCCAGTCGAGCTCGAGTATGCGTTCTTGCACAATCTCTTGCAACGCTTCGCCTTCAGCCCAGACCTCGCGCCAGCGATCGATCCGTTCGTCGGCGAGGTGTGCGGCGTCGAGGTCGTCAGGAATTGCCTGTGCTAACGCGATCGCCTCATCAAGCTTGCCGGTCTGGAACTTCGCTTCGCCGAGAACCAACAACTCCTCAGTCCACTCGGTAATGAACCGCTCGCCCTCGGCATGCATGGGGTGGTCGGCCGGCAGCCCGTTAACAAGCGCAATGGCTTCTAATAAACCGTCCCGCGTGCGCGTTTCTGCCTTAGCCTGCGCGCAGTACAACCGCCGCGAGGCCGAAGCCAGCGGCCAGTAAACTGAGGCGCAACTCTTGGACAGAGCTGGCAGATTCAGCAACATCGACGTCGCCGTGTAGCCGAGCCCACCAAAAACCAATACGAGTGCGACCATCCAAAACTGCCAGCCCACCCAGCGTCCCCAGCCCCGACGCGGCGTGCCGCCGGGACGGTCGATTTCCGACGTAGCAGCCACCTCTGACGTGCCGATCGCTCCGCCCCGCTCGGCACCCAGCGACTCGTTCGATGCGACCGATCCGATCTGCGACTCGTCGTTCTTACCAACGCGATGTTCGGGCACGACTACCTCCTCCCACTGCTAGGCGCAATCGCCGCTCGCTCCACCGAGACGCGCGTCACGCATATTTCGCTCCCTGACGGTTTCCTTATCTCCTGGGTACAAGCATTGAAATCCTGCCAGAGCCCTAAGGCTATTTATCTGATGCTGTCAGTAGAACCTTTATCTTAATTAAGGCTGTCAGAAGAACCTCGCTGCCGTCTGAACTTAGAAACGCCGCGAGACTGTTCGATCGAAGAATCAACCAGCAGAATCATCGGCCGACAGCAATTATAAGGATTTAGTTTGTATTTCCTCAACGAGCTGTGTCAGTTCGTCGGAACTAGCACGGTAAACACTCGCGCAAAAGTGGCAAGTTGCCTCCGCTCCTTCATCTTGCTCGATCATGTCCTGGAGTTCGTCAACTCCAAGCAAGCGCAATGCACCTAACATGCGATCGTGCGTGCAGCCGCAGTGGAAACGCACCATCTGCACGTCGGGGAAGATGTTTAGCCCCATGTCTCCGAGCAGTTCTTCGAAAATCTCATGCAGTGATTTCCCCGCACGCATCAGCGGCGTGAATCCCGTCAAGGCAGCCACCCGCCCTTCCAAGGTCTGGACTAAGTGCTCGTCGCTCGAGGCTTTAGGCAAGACCTGCAGTAGGATACCGCCGGATGCACTGACGCCCTCGGCACTGACAAATACACCGACAAGCAATGCCGAAGGCGTCTGCTCTGAGGTCGCCAAATAATTCGCCACGTCGTCGCCGATCTCCCCCGAGACTAGCTCGACCGTGCTGGAATACGGGTAGCCGTAACCCACGTCGCGGACAACGTAAAGGAAACCTTCGCCGATTGCGCCGCCTACATCGAGCTTGCCGAGAGCATTGGGGGGCAATTCTACCGTGGGATTATCGACGTAGCCGCGAACTGTACCGTCGGCACCCGCATCGACAAGCAATCCGCCTAGCGCACCCGAACCGCGAATGCGGAGATTGACCCGTGCCTGAGATTGCTTCATGTTAGAAGCCAGCAACAACCCGGCTGTCATTGCTCGCCCAAGCGCTGCCGTGGCAACGTAGGACAGCCTGTGAAGTTGACGTGCGGTTTCGGTCAAGTTCGTCGTTGTTGCTGCAACCGCGCGGATACCGCCATCCGCTGCCGTCGCGCGTAGGAGCCGATCGCTCATGAATGAATCCCTTACATTTCTTAACGCGCCTTCCCACTTGCCTATTGTAAGAGGGACGACAAACCCGCTAGATCCCGGTGGTAACGGATTGCCAGTTATCCACCCTGTAGACAAACGTCAGGACGATCGCGAATTTGCGGCGGCGATCGCGCAACTATGGTTCGCGCTTGAAATCGCAGCGGCACGTCGACAAAGCTCGATCCAGATGCGGAGCTGGGGCGGATCGCCAGCACAAGGCTCGGTGGGAGAGATCCGAATCGACTTGCCAGCAAAAATTTCAGAAAATCGGATAATTTAGAAGGCACAATCTAGTCGATATGGCACATCGATGAGCGCACTGCGAGTTGGAATTGCAGGTCCAGTTGGTTCGGGAAAGACGGCGCTAGTCGAAGCGCTTTGCAAACGCCTCCGGGATCGCTACGAAATTGCCGTCGTCACGAACGACATTTATACCCAGGAAGACGCGCAGTTCCTAACGCGGGCCCGTGCTTTGGAACAAGGGCGCATTCGCGGTGTCGAAACCGGCGGCTGCCCCCACACGGCGATTCGCGAAGATGCGTCTCTGAACCTGGGGGCGATCGCCGAACTGGAAGCAACATTTCCCTCGCTGGATCTGGTTTTACTCGAGAGCGGCGGCGACAATCTCGCGGCGACGTTTAGTCCAGAGTTGGTAGACCTCACGATTTACGCGATCGACGTGTCTGCTGGCGACAAAATTCCGCGCAAAGGCGGCCCTGGTATCACTAAATCCGATTTACTCGTCATCAATAAGATCGATCTCGCTCCCTACGTCGGTGCCGACTTACAGGTGATGGAGCGCGATGCCAAGCGGATGCGCGGTGATAAGCCCTTCGTGTTTGCGAATCTCAAGACGCAGGAAGGGCTGGAGCCAATCATTGCCACGATCCTTCCACATTTGGACTGACGTTAATCAGGAAGCGCATCGTTTCCGACGACGTGCGGTCCTTGACGTCATCCACGGTTGCCCTTCATTGTTGATATTGAGTGTGGCGGAGAAGTCGATTGCTCTTGTCTTATTGGGTATCAGAATTTAATGGTACCTCGACAAATTGCGGGACTTTAGCGTATTGGCAGCTGAAATGCCCATGCTGCCCTGCCGACCTTCGGTCTTGAGCGAATTAATCGAGGAGCCCCCTTGAGGCTGTTTGAAAAGTTCAGAGCGGTATCAAAATACGCCAGCCATCTGACCATCAGGTGTACCATCGCAATCTGAATCATTGCCTCCGATGACTCCGGCAGAGGGGTGGACCCCAGTACAAGCGAGCAGCTGGCACGATGGAAACGCGGTGCATTCAGCTACAGTTCTATGGCCCTAGCTCCTTGGCGATCTCCGATCGCTCGCGCGCTGCATCGCAATCGTAGCGATGCCCACGCACGTTTTTTTCAACTCGCCACTGTCATGCCCGACGGTCGTCCGGCCAATCGGACAGTGGTATTCCGCGGCTTCTTCCCAAATACCGACACGTTAGAGGTGGTTACGGACGC
The Rubidibacter lacunae KORDI 51-2 DNA segment above includes these coding regions:
- the hslO gene encoding Hsp33 family molecular chaperone HslO; translated protein: MSDRLLRATAADGGIRAVAATTTNLTETARQLHRLSYVATAALGRAMTAGLLLASNMKQSQARVNLRIRGSGALGGLLVDAGADGTVRGYVDNPTVELPPNALGKLDVGGAIGEGFLYVVRDVGYGYPYSSTVELVSGEIGDDVANYLATSEQTPSALLVGVFVSAEGVSASGGILLQVLPKASSDEHLVQTLEGRVAALTGFTPLMRAGKSLHEIFEELLGDMGLNIFPDVQMVRFHCGCTHDRMLGALRLLGVDELQDMIEQDEGAEATCHFCASVYRASSDELTQLVEEIQTKSL
- a CDS encoding tetratricopeptide repeat protein, which encodes MPEHRVGKNDESQIGSVASNESLGAERGGAIGTSEVAATSEIDRPGGTPRRGWGRWVGWQFWMVALVLVFGGLGYTATSMLLNLPALSKSCASVYWPLASASRRLYCAQAKAETRTRDGLLEAIALVNGLPADHPMHAEGERFITEWTEELLVLGEAKFQTGKLDEAIALAQAIPDDLDAAHLADERIDRWREVWAEGEALQEIVQERILELDWSGAFGAVVKLASVDNDYWSGRRYEALVKEIQRARLETRQLQKARAAFERGNFDDLKTALALAEEVESGSFGYEAAQVLIARIGDNMLALARQEMDAGNWAVVREITIAVPNSLDLDEQVRDLLDLTRAGTQAATGTIAGIEVAISRAQLLGEDRPLYYKAQQLIDRWELEIVDVRHLNRARKLAEPGTLADLQGAIAEADKIPSRNPRYREARAAIGDWTRDIQTIQDQPTLNRAVLAAQGNSIPAWQEAIAIANRIGAQRALYDDAQTRVRQWRANIQRAEDRPILSRATSLASTGRLQEAVATAERIGRGRVLYPDAQNKIALWRAQLRGAELLQRAYRTAEPGSPEALAAAIQTADRIPTVSSSRRAGDRAIARWSERLLGIATRTADRDPAGAIRIAELIPANSRLGSAAQVRIAEWQTRLRPEPLVSEPDARDSAVDAAAPSADRVDTSIPEPALPANEGASNGDGSAAIEAEVLPPADSAPFTNSAPLF
- the ureG gene encoding urease accessory protein UreG → MSALRVGIAGPVGSGKTALVEALCKRLRDRYEIAVVTNDIYTQEDAQFLTRARALEQGRIRGVETGGCPHTAIREDASLNLGAIAELEATFPSLDLVLLESGGDNLAATFSPELVDLTIYAIDVSAGDKIPRKGGPGITKSDLLVINKIDLAPYVGADLQVMERDAKRMRGDKPFVFANLKTQEGLEPIIATILPHLD
- a CDS encoding argininosuccinate synthase, with amino-acid sequence MGRAEKVVLAYSGGVDTSVCIPYLKAEWGIKEVITLAADLGQGEELGPVKEKALKSGALVSLVEDARAEFVTDYAFPAIQANALYEDCYPLSTALARPLIAKLLVEAAAKYGADAVAHGCTAKGNDQVRFDLAIAALNPNLTVLAPAREWGMSREETIAYGERFGIPAPVKKSSPYSIDRNLLGRSIEAGPLEDPMTEPLEEIYAMTRAIADTPNEPDYVEIGFERGVPTTLDGQALDPIALIERLNVRAGTHGIGRIDTIENRVVGIKSREIYETPALLVLIYAHRDLERLTLTADVTRYKRGIEQTFGEMIYEGLWFSPLRQALHAFIQQTQARVTGIVRVKLFKGSIAIVGRRSENSLYAPDLATYGADDQFDHAAAEGFIYIWGLPTRVWSQKSRG